The following proteins come from a genomic window of Archocentrus centrarchus isolate MPI-CPG fArcCen1 chromosome 3, fArcCen1, whole genome shotgun sequence:
- the gpatch1 gene encoding G patch domain-containing protein 1 isoform X1, which produces MASDSDSDEDFVTYGTPLEPLEEDEPLKKPVPLHEQTVKDEKGRYKRFHGAFTGGFSAGYFNTVGSKEGWTPASFVSSRQQKAEKHHTRPEDFMDEEDFSEHGIAPNEITTSLEFSSSRRDEAAEKARAVGAQAAPIPGDMLLEELITPARSSVGVELLRRMGWKDGQGVGPRVKRKARRQQAEGGVKVYGCLLPPAGSEGSEDDDDDEFAPENVTFAPKDVTPVDFSPRLGLQGLGYCGLDPSLALQGRGAPEHIDLFKPQSETRNRLFGDTQGGSRRGGVVGQAFGVGALEDDDEDVYVRDSMSRYDTVLGEEEPGDGLYGWTAPQQYTRKKDRSRDASYIGKILEGFTLAQKPPEEKTIFPPPSLPRDYRPIHHFRPSVNISHLSGVSPALAEALRVSKGHMVKEEPQQGGRHQLDSGQRRALLGEDVLQGPSSVMELLRPEDRQRLLSFRNSSNPPSAKPSTPVSSEASQPAVLTSGTSAGVPPPSSGLQQQQEALAAWRGIHTSTQTFRPFEKNPSKQARYELYLSRLKLGDKDALEQSLDSGMTEWERSREREEFVRASILYRPTSSSLSSRFTRAKHQEDDDTVEVSQDQEGDVDDKQAAVKMKMFGKLTRETFEWHPDKLLCKRFNVPDPYPGSGLLGLPKVKRDKFSVFNFLTVTESREAAAPPKPPEPGKKSRWDVSEQKDDPLSELLSAARNQTETKAEPAPGPASPASISTSGQTPGSKPEMKSADQLTSDQKKDGDEEEEEESRPPMDLFKAIFASSSEEKSSSSSERDSNDEEDGKDTKDDEGKMDSEPLNLFSIPSTSITSSSSCATTTTSHQQTAAVSSQSSTQEEEEFGPKLPPPSAALTRGGATSICSPSEEEKPGRSKEKKHKNRKQHKHKKEKKKKKHKKHKHKGKQQKKSKKEESGSSSEDSDEDGEERQVSMELLKRLQSVRSHQTR; this is translated from the exons ATGGCGTCCGACAGCGACAGCGACGAGGACTTTGTAACTTACGGGACTCCTTTGGAGCCTTTGGAAGAAG ACGAGCCCCTGAAAAAGCCCGTCCCGCTGCACGAGCAGACGGTCAAAGATGAGAAGGGGCGATATAAGCGCTTCCACGGAGCGTTCACCGGAGGCTTTTCAGCCGGATACTTCAACACGGTCGGCTCAAAGGAAG GCTGGACCCCGGCATCCTTTGTGTCGTCACGACAACAGAAAGCGGAGAAACACCACACCAGACCGGAAGATTTCATGGATGAGGAG GATTTCAGTGAACACGGCATCGCTCCCAACGAGATCACCACCAGCCTGGAGTTCTCGTCCAGTCGCAGAGACGAGGCGGCGGAGAAGGCGAGAGCCGTCGGCGCTCAGGCTGCACCGATCCCCGGAGACATGCTGCTGGAGGAGCTGATCACACCTGCCAG GTCGTCCGTGggggtggagctgctgaggagGATGGGCTGGAAGGACGGTCAGGGCGTCGGGCCTCGCGTGAAGAGGAAAGCTCGCAGACAGCAGGCGG AGGGCGGAGTCAAAGTTTACGGCTGtttgctgccccctgctggttcaGAGGGCTCGGAG GACGACGACGACGACGAGTTTGCTCCAGAGAATGTGACCTTTGCCCCGAAGGACGTGACTCCGGTGGATTTCAGCCCGAGGCTGGGGCTTCAGGGTTTGGGGTACTGCGGTCTGGACCCCAGCCTTGCGTTGCAGGGCCGCGGAGCGCCTGAACACATCGACCTGTTTAAGCCTCAGTCTGAGACGAGGAACCGCCTGTTTGGAGACACGCAGGGCGGCTCGAGGAGAGGAGGGGTGGTCGGACAG gcCTTTGGCGTGGGAGCTCTGGAGGATGACGATGAAGACGTGTACGTCAGAGACTCCATGTCCAGATATGACACGGTCCTGGGAGAGGAGGAGCCGGGAGACGGGCTGTATGGCTGGACGGCTCCGCAGCAATACACCAGGAAAAAAG ACAGAAGCAGAGATGCTTCATACATCGGCAAAATCCTGGAAGGATTCACTCTGGCACAGAAACCACCCGAGGAAAAAACT ATCTTCCCGCCTCCCTCTCTGCCCAGAGATTATCGTCCCATCCATCATTTCCGTCCGTCGGTCAACATTTCGCATCTTTCTGGGGTCAGTCCTGCGCTGGCTGAGGCTCTGCGGGTCTCTAAAGGCCACATGGTCAAAGAGGAGCCCCAGCAAGGAGGACGCCACCAGCTGGACTCCGGCCAGAGGAGGGCGCTGCTGGGAGAGGATGTCCTGCAAG GTCCCAGTTCAGTCATGGAGCTGCTGAGGCCCGAGGACAGGCAGCGCCTGCTCAGCTTCCGCAACTCCTCTAACCCACCCTCAGCCAAACCCTCCACCCCGGTCTCCAGCGAGGCCTCGCAGCCGGCCGTGCTGACATCAGGAACGTCGGCAGGAGTCCCGCCTCCTTCCTCCggcctccagcagcagcaggaagctctGGCGGCGTGGAGAGGCATCCATACGTCTACGCAGACTTTTAGACCGTTTGAGAAAAACCCCAGCAAGCAGGCGCGCTACGAGCTCTACCTGAGCCGTCTCAAACTGGGAGACAAAG ACGCTCTGGAGCAGAGTCTGGACTCGGGGATGACCGAGTGGGAGCGCAGTCGGGAGAGGGAGGAGTTTGTCCGAGCTTCCATCTTGTACCGCCCCACCTCCTCCTCGCTGTCCTCCCGCTTCACCAGAGCCAAACACCAGGAGGACGATGACACCGTGGAGGTCAGCCAGGACCAAGAG GGAGACGTGGACGACAAACAGGCTGCAGTAAAGATGAAGATGTTTGGAAAACTGACCAGAGAAACATTTGAGTGGCATCCTGACAAACTGCTCTGCAAAAGATTCAATGTGCCCGACCCCTATCCCGG GTCTGGTCTGCTGGGTCTGCCGAAGGTGAAGAGAGACAAATTTTCGGTCTTTAATTTCCTGACTGTGACTGAGAGCAGAGAGGCTGCAg CACCTCCAAAACCTCCGGAGCCCGGGAAGAAGTCGAGGTGGGACGTCTCCGAGCAGAAGGACGACCCGCTGAGCGAGCTGCTCAGTGCTGCACGGAACCAGACCGAGACCAAAGCGGAGCCGGCCCCCGGACCTGCTTCACCCGCCTCCATCAGCACCAGCGGGCAGACTCCAGGAAGCAAACCCGAG ATGAAGtcagcagatcagctgacctcagaccagaagaaagatggagatgaagaggaagaagaggagagccGGCCCCCCATGGATCTGTTTAAGGCCATCTTTGCCAGCTCCTCTGAGGAGAagtcctcctcttcatcagagagagacagcaacGATGAGGAGGATGGAAAGGACACCAAGGATGATGAAGGAAAAATGGACTCAGAGCCACTGAACCTTTTCAGCATCCCCTCCACctccatcacctcctcctcctcctgcgccaccaccaccacctcccatCAGCAAACAG CAGCCGTTTCCTCTCAGAGCTCcacacaggaagaggaggagtttGGTCCGAAGCTGCCGCCCCCCTCGGCTGCTCTGA CCAGAGGAGGCGCCACCTCCATCTGCTCCCCCAGTGAGGAGGAGAAGCCAGGAAGGAGCAAagagaagaaacacaagaacaggaagcaacacaaacacaagaaggagaagaag aagaagaaacacaagaagcacaaacacaaagggaAACAGCAGAAGAAGAGCAAGAAGGAGGAGTCaggcagcagctcagaggaCAGCGATGAGGACGGTGAAGAGAGACAGGTGTCGATGGAGCTGCTgaaaag ACTGCAGAGCGTGCGGTCCCATCAGACCCGGTGA
- the gpatch1 gene encoding G patch domain-containing protein 1 isoform X2 produces MASDSDSDEDFVTYGTPLEPLEEDEPLKKPVPLHEQTVKDEKGRYKRFHGAFTGGFSAGYFNTVGSKEGWTPASFVSSRQQKAEKHHTRPEDFMDEEDFSEHGIAPNEITTSLEFSSSRRDEAAEKARAVGAQAAPIPGDMLLEELITPARSSVGVELLRRMGWKDGQGVGPRVKRKARRQQAEGGVKVYGCLLPPAGSEGSEDDDDDEFAPENVTFAPKDVTPVDFSPRLGLQGLGYCGLDPSLALQGRGAPEHIDLFKPQSETRNRLFGDTQGGSRRGGVVGQAFGVGALEDDDEDVYVRDSMSRYDTVLGEEEPGDGLYGWTAPQQYTRKKDRSRDASYIGKILEGFTLAQKPPEEKTIFPPPSLPRDYRPIHHFRPSVNISHLSGVSPALAEALRVSKGHMVKEEPQQGGRHQLDSGQRRALLGEDVLQGPSSVMELLRPEDRQRLLSFRNSSNPPSAKPSTPVSSEASQPAVLTSGTSAGVPPPSSGLQQQQEALAAWRGIHTSTQTFRPFEKNPSKQARYELYLSRLKLGDKDALEQSLDSGMTEWERSREREEFVRASILYRPTSSSLSSRFTRAKHQEDDDTVEVSQDQEGDVDDKQAAVKMKMFGKLTRETFEWHPDKLLCKRFNVPDPYPGSGLLGLPKVKRDKFSVFNFLTVTESREAAAPPKPPEPGKKSRWDVSEQKDDPLSELLSAARNQTETKAEPAPGPASPASISTSGQTPGSKPEMKSADQLTSDQKKDGDEEEEEESRPPMDLFKAIFASSSEEKSSSSSERDSNDEEDGKDTKDDEGKMDSEPLNLFSIPSTSITSSSSCATTTTSHQQTAVSSQSSTQEEEEFGPKLPPPSAALTRGGATSICSPSEEEKPGRSKEKKHKNRKQHKHKKEKKKKKHKKHKHKGKQQKKSKKEESGSSSEDSDEDGEERQVSMELLKRLQSVRSHQTR; encoded by the exons ATGGCGTCCGACAGCGACAGCGACGAGGACTTTGTAACTTACGGGACTCCTTTGGAGCCTTTGGAAGAAG ACGAGCCCCTGAAAAAGCCCGTCCCGCTGCACGAGCAGACGGTCAAAGATGAGAAGGGGCGATATAAGCGCTTCCACGGAGCGTTCACCGGAGGCTTTTCAGCCGGATACTTCAACACGGTCGGCTCAAAGGAAG GCTGGACCCCGGCATCCTTTGTGTCGTCACGACAACAGAAAGCGGAGAAACACCACACCAGACCGGAAGATTTCATGGATGAGGAG GATTTCAGTGAACACGGCATCGCTCCCAACGAGATCACCACCAGCCTGGAGTTCTCGTCCAGTCGCAGAGACGAGGCGGCGGAGAAGGCGAGAGCCGTCGGCGCTCAGGCTGCACCGATCCCCGGAGACATGCTGCTGGAGGAGCTGATCACACCTGCCAG GTCGTCCGTGggggtggagctgctgaggagGATGGGCTGGAAGGACGGTCAGGGCGTCGGGCCTCGCGTGAAGAGGAAAGCTCGCAGACAGCAGGCGG AGGGCGGAGTCAAAGTTTACGGCTGtttgctgccccctgctggttcaGAGGGCTCGGAG GACGACGACGACGACGAGTTTGCTCCAGAGAATGTGACCTTTGCCCCGAAGGACGTGACTCCGGTGGATTTCAGCCCGAGGCTGGGGCTTCAGGGTTTGGGGTACTGCGGTCTGGACCCCAGCCTTGCGTTGCAGGGCCGCGGAGCGCCTGAACACATCGACCTGTTTAAGCCTCAGTCTGAGACGAGGAACCGCCTGTTTGGAGACACGCAGGGCGGCTCGAGGAGAGGAGGGGTGGTCGGACAG gcCTTTGGCGTGGGAGCTCTGGAGGATGACGATGAAGACGTGTACGTCAGAGACTCCATGTCCAGATATGACACGGTCCTGGGAGAGGAGGAGCCGGGAGACGGGCTGTATGGCTGGACGGCTCCGCAGCAATACACCAGGAAAAAAG ACAGAAGCAGAGATGCTTCATACATCGGCAAAATCCTGGAAGGATTCACTCTGGCACAGAAACCACCCGAGGAAAAAACT ATCTTCCCGCCTCCCTCTCTGCCCAGAGATTATCGTCCCATCCATCATTTCCGTCCGTCGGTCAACATTTCGCATCTTTCTGGGGTCAGTCCTGCGCTGGCTGAGGCTCTGCGGGTCTCTAAAGGCCACATGGTCAAAGAGGAGCCCCAGCAAGGAGGACGCCACCAGCTGGACTCCGGCCAGAGGAGGGCGCTGCTGGGAGAGGATGTCCTGCAAG GTCCCAGTTCAGTCATGGAGCTGCTGAGGCCCGAGGACAGGCAGCGCCTGCTCAGCTTCCGCAACTCCTCTAACCCACCCTCAGCCAAACCCTCCACCCCGGTCTCCAGCGAGGCCTCGCAGCCGGCCGTGCTGACATCAGGAACGTCGGCAGGAGTCCCGCCTCCTTCCTCCggcctccagcagcagcaggaagctctGGCGGCGTGGAGAGGCATCCATACGTCTACGCAGACTTTTAGACCGTTTGAGAAAAACCCCAGCAAGCAGGCGCGCTACGAGCTCTACCTGAGCCGTCTCAAACTGGGAGACAAAG ACGCTCTGGAGCAGAGTCTGGACTCGGGGATGACCGAGTGGGAGCGCAGTCGGGAGAGGGAGGAGTTTGTCCGAGCTTCCATCTTGTACCGCCCCACCTCCTCCTCGCTGTCCTCCCGCTTCACCAGAGCCAAACACCAGGAGGACGATGACACCGTGGAGGTCAGCCAGGACCAAGAG GGAGACGTGGACGACAAACAGGCTGCAGTAAAGATGAAGATGTTTGGAAAACTGACCAGAGAAACATTTGAGTGGCATCCTGACAAACTGCTCTGCAAAAGATTCAATGTGCCCGACCCCTATCCCGG GTCTGGTCTGCTGGGTCTGCCGAAGGTGAAGAGAGACAAATTTTCGGTCTTTAATTTCCTGACTGTGACTGAGAGCAGAGAGGCTGCAg CACCTCCAAAACCTCCGGAGCCCGGGAAGAAGTCGAGGTGGGACGTCTCCGAGCAGAAGGACGACCCGCTGAGCGAGCTGCTCAGTGCTGCACGGAACCAGACCGAGACCAAAGCGGAGCCGGCCCCCGGACCTGCTTCACCCGCCTCCATCAGCACCAGCGGGCAGACTCCAGGAAGCAAACCCGAG ATGAAGtcagcagatcagctgacctcagaccagaagaaagatggagatgaagaggaagaagaggagagccGGCCCCCCATGGATCTGTTTAAGGCCATCTTTGCCAGCTCCTCTGAGGAGAagtcctcctcttcatcagagagagacagcaacGATGAGGAGGATGGAAAGGACACCAAGGATGATGAAGGAAAAATGGACTCAGAGCCACTGAACCTTTTCAGCATCCCCTCCACctccatcacctcctcctcctcctgcgccaccaccaccacctcccatCAGCAAACAG CCGTTTCCTCTCAGAGCTCcacacaggaagaggaggagtttGGTCCGAAGCTGCCGCCCCCCTCGGCTGCTCTGA CCAGAGGAGGCGCCACCTCCATCTGCTCCCCCAGTGAGGAGGAGAAGCCAGGAAGGAGCAAagagaagaaacacaagaacaggaagcaacacaaacacaagaaggagaagaag aagaagaaacacaagaagcacaaacacaaagggaAACAGCAGAAGAAGAGCAAGAAGGAGGAGTCaggcagcagctcagaggaCAGCGATGAGGACGGTGAAGAGAGACAGGTGTCGATGGAGCTGCTgaaaag ACTGCAGAGCGTGCGGTCCCATCAGACCCGGTGA
- the LOC115777505 gene encoding WD repeat-containing protein 88 isoform X1: MASRNIDPLSVEQPSGGGEEEREEQERGAGGARSRVPVKVLQAHSDAVTTARLCCNDRCILSCSSDCTAVLWDVESCQPLRTFVGGHSKPITECALIPNSSSVVTVSWDKKMVAWDLETGLTLWKWRQPGLLTSCGSSSDGRLVVCAVDPQNAVSICDAASGRTLHHIGDHHRSTITCCRFDPQSQRVATVSADRRIKLWDLRAQKTTVAIDSNHGNVVSACCFTGSGRFLCTASWDKTLKLWDLQAGGFRSHGGTPLQGGHEGSVSACCISAADANLLVSASYERTVAVWDLSTVSQTLVLKGHSDWVTDVSLSADRKLVASSSKDGTLRLWDVENTEEIPEVLKKRSTEGAGIPILKCEECGKPFPVSRLLTSELITQCIICCLKSPPRYRPQPPPLS; this comes from the exons ATGGCGTCGAGAAACATCGACCCTTTGTCGGTGGAGCAGCcttcaggaggaggagaagaggagcgggaggagcaggagagaggaGCGGGAGGAGCGCGGAGCCGG GTCCCAGTGAAGGTGTTGCAAGCTCACAGCGATGCAGTGACCACAGCTCGACTCTGCTGCAACGATCGCTGCATCCTGAGCTGCTCCTCAGACTGCACCGCTGTCCTCTGG GATGTGGAGAGCTGTCAGCCTCTGAGGACATTTGTTGGGGGTCACAGTAAACCCATCACTGAGTGTGCGCTGATcccaaacagcagcag cgtGGTCACTGTGTCCTGGGATAAGAAGATGGTGGCCTGGGACCTCGAGACGGGACTCACACTG TGGAAATGGAGGCAGCCCGGCCTGCTGACCTCCTGCGGTTCCTCGTCCGACGGCCGGCTGGTCGTTTGTGCCGTAGATCCTCAGAACGCTGTTTCGATCTGTGACGCCGCCAGCGGACGGACACTGCACCACATCGGCG ATCATCACCGCTCCACCATCACGTGCTGTCGGTTTGACCCTCAGAGCCAGCGAGTGGCCACAGTTTCTGCAGACCGGCGCATCAAACTCTGGGACCTGCGGGCCCAGAAAACCACCGTGGCCATCGACAG TAATCACGGCAACGTCGTCTCGGCCTGCTGCTTCACCGGCAGCGGGCGCTTCCTGTGCACGGCGTCGTGGGACAAAACGCTGAAGCTGTGGGACCTGCAGGCGGGGGGGTTTCGCTCTCACGGTGGGACTCCGCTGCAGGGAGGCCACGAAGGCAGCGTGAGTGCCTGCTGCATCTCTGCCGCTGATG CGAACCTGCTGGTGTCTGCCTCCTACGAGAGGACCGTCGCTGTCTGGGATTTGTCGACCGTCTCTCAGACTCTCGTCCTGAAG GGCCACAGTGATTGGGTGACAGATGtgtcactgagtgctgacaggAAGTTGGTGGCTTCTTCCTCCAAG GACGGGACTCTCCGGTTGTGGGATGTGGAGAACACGGAGGAAATCCCAGAGGTCCTGAAGAAGAGGAGCACTGAAGGAGCGGGAATTCCCATCCTGAAG tgtgaaGAGTGTGGAAAGCCGTTCCCAGTATCCAGACTGCTGACCTCAGAGCTGATCACTCAATGCATCATCTGTTGCCTCAAATCGCCGCCCAGATACCGACCCCAGCCGCCACCTCTTTCATGA
- the LOC115777505 gene encoding WD repeat-containing protein 88 isoform X2 has product MASRNIDPLSVEQPSGGGEEEREEQERGAGGARSRVPVKVLQAHSDAVTTARLCCNDRCILSCSSDCTAVLWDVESCQPLRTFVGGHSKPITECALIPNSSSVVTVSWDKKMVAWDLETGLTLWKWRQPGLLTSCGSSSDGRLVVCAVDPQNAVSICDAASGRTLHHIGDHHRSTITCCRFDPQSQRVATVSADRRIKLWDLRAQKTTVAIDSNHGNVVSACCFTGSGRFLCTASWDKTLKLWDLQAGGFRSHGGTPLQGGHEGSVSACCISAADANLLVSASYERTVAVWDLSTVSQTLVLKDGTLRLWDVENTEEIPEVLKKRSTEGAGIPILKCEECGKPFPVSRLLTSELITQCIICCLKSPPRYRPQPPPLS; this is encoded by the exons ATGGCGTCGAGAAACATCGACCCTTTGTCGGTGGAGCAGCcttcaggaggaggagaagaggagcgggaggagcaggagagaggaGCGGGAGGAGCGCGGAGCCGG GTCCCAGTGAAGGTGTTGCAAGCTCACAGCGATGCAGTGACCACAGCTCGACTCTGCTGCAACGATCGCTGCATCCTGAGCTGCTCCTCAGACTGCACCGCTGTCCTCTGG GATGTGGAGAGCTGTCAGCCTCTGAGGACATTTGTTGGGGGTCACAGTAAACCCATCACTGAGTGTGCGCTGATcccaaacagcagcag cgtGGTCACTGTGTCCTGGGATAAGAAGATGGTGGCCTGGGACCTCGAGACGGGACTCACACTG TGGAAATGGAGGCAGCCCGGCCTGCTGACCTCCTGCGGTTCCTCGTCCGACGGCCGGCTGGTCGTTTGTGCCGTAGATCCTCAGAACGCTGTTTCGATCTGTGACGCCGCCAGCGGACGGACACTGCACCACATCGGCG ATCATCACCGCTCCACCATCACGTGCTGTCGGTTTGACCCTCAGAGCCAGCGAGTGGCCACAGTTTCTGCAGACCGGCGCATCAAACTCTGGGACCTGCGGGCCCAGAAAACCACCGTGGCCATCGACAG TAATCACGGCAACGTCGTCTCGGCCTGCTGCTTCACCGGCAGCGGGCGCTTCCTGTGCACGGCGTCGTGGGACAAAACGCTGAAGCTGTGGGACCTGCAGGCGGGGGGGTTTCGCTCTCACGGTGGGACTCCGCTGCAGGGAGGCCACGAAGGCAGCGTGAGTGCCTGCTGCATCTCTGCCGCTGATG CGAACCTGCTGGTGTCTGCCTCCTACGAGAGGACCGTCGCTGTCTGGGATTTGTCGACCGTCTCTCAGACTCTCGTCCTGAAG GACGGGACTCTCCGGTTGTGGGATGTGGAGAACACGGAGGAAATCCCAGAGGTCCTGAAGAAGAGGAGCACTGAAGGAGCGGGAATTCCCATCCTGAAG tgtgaaGAGTGTGGAAAGCCGTTCCCAGTATCCAGACTGCTGACCTCAGAGCTGATCACTCAATGCATCATCTGTTGCCTCAAATCGCCGCCCAGATACCGACCCCAGCCGCCACCTCTTTCATGA
- the LOC115777505 gene encoding WD repeat-containing protein 88 isoform X3, with the protein MASRNIDPLSVEQPSGGGEEEREEQERGAGGARSRVPVKVLQAHSDAVTTARLCCNDRCILSCSSDCTAVLWDVESCQPLRTFVGGHSKPITECALIPNSSSVVTVSWDKKMVAWDLETGLTLWKWRQPGLLTSCGSSSDGRLVVCAVDPQNAVSICDAASGRTLHHIGDHHRSTITCCRFDPQSQRVATVSADRRIKLWDLRAQKTTVAIDSNHGNVVSACCFTGSGRFLCTASWDKTLKLWDLQAGGFRSHGGTPLQGGHEGSVSACCISAADANLLVSASYERTVAVWDLSTVSQTLVLKGHSDWVTDVSLSADRKLVASSSKDQASVSWMLVCFLMIRWRKPQKLHSG; encoded by the exons ATGGCGTCGAGAAACATCGACCCTTTGTCGGTGGAGCAGCcttcaggaggaggagaagaggagcgggaggagcaggagagaggaGCGGGAGGAGCGCGGAGCCGG GTCCCAGTGAAGGTGTTGCAAGCTCACAGCGATGCAGTGACCACAGCTCGACTCTGCTGCAACGATCGCTGCATCCTGAGCTGCTCCTCAGACTGCACCGCTGTCCTCTGG GATGTGGAGAGCTGTCAGCCTCTGAGGACATTTGTTGGGGGTCACAGTAAACCCATCACTGAGTGTGCGCTGATcccaaacagcagcag cgtGGTCACTGTGTCCTGGGATAAGAAGATGGTGGCCTGGGACCTCGAGACGGGACTCACACTG TGGAAATGGAGGCAGCCCGGCCTGCTGACCTCCTGCGGTTCCTCGTCCGACGGCCGGCTGGTCGTTTGTGCCGTAGATCCTCAGAACGCTGTTTCGATCTGTGACGCCGCCAGCGGACGGACACTGCACCACATCGGCG ATCATCACCGCTCCACCATCACGTGCTGTCGGTTTGACCCTCAGAGCCAGCGAGTGGCCACAGTTTCTGCAGACCGGCGCATCAAACTCTGGGACCTGCGGGCCCAGAAAACCACCGTGGCCATCGACAG TAATCACGGCAACGTCGTCTCGGCCTGCTGCTTCACCGGCAGCGGGCGCTTCCTGTGCACGGCGTCGTGGGACAAAACGCTGAAGCTGTGGGACCTGCAGGCGGGGGGGTTTCGCTCTCACGGTGGGACTCCGCTGCAGGGAGGCCACGAAGGCAGCGTGAGTGCCTGCTGCATCTCTGCCGCTGATG CGAACCTGCTGGTGTCTGCCTCCTACGAGAGGACCGTCGCTGTCTGGGATTTGTCGACCGTCTCTCAGACTCTCGTCCTGAAG GGCCACAGTGATTGGGTGACAGATGtgtcactgagtgctgacaggAAGTTGGTGGCTTCTTCCTCCAAG GATCAGGCTTCGGTATCCTGGATGCTGGTCTGCTTtctgatgattcgctggagaaAACCTCAGAAGttgcattctgggtaa